A stretch of Oreochromis aureus strain Israel breed Guangdong linkage group 11, ZZ_aureus, whole genome shotgun sequence DNA encodes these proteins:
- the si:dkeyp-84f3.9 gene encoding zinc finger protein 184 isoform X2 yields MKGTALKRPGSRESDVHVSSERVTERDCQRSEAVPSQAEVEAESQMTPASVCSSTTDSQGKPVNIHRKRGRPRKIKPAPTEDKRRPDSADAVQHKEVSTTIPLPACVENHNSDDLPNAVDSKLINSAAHNEMPAPQPVLDNSVQVAVPLLPKRRPGRPRKSEMAAFQNQVSMAAPAPAPNADNISSPARRLRSRVEQPTLMQDDTLESHSKKDKEELKQTGAGTTESNCTSNSKGVKRRRTKLQIDQQLPAKVSKLDQSQEALLALSTDIDCGKSRETEKQVDTDKHETDSDVRDDQLPLHSGEGEEQEKQQDKTALPKAEVNSQPEPEVIPSDSLKESDLPNPTQTDNLKVNQSLDINGSKESPSETPDFSESPADAELPKANPSSTDTMTPSKQTRTSVGTPFAVKAENVELELEHLKPAPRSNSPNSSQHSTTPIVKSEVPNVVFRRKRGGKRRRMVNKVLLPREHLVENHEAGGDTQPKTNCGDEEKEANASVGENVIYTKRGGKTLLKCGYCGRTFKFLSQFVIHQRIHTGERPFKCSECGKGFSKNSNLNLHLKTHRKSNIYQKCPYCKIKFSCSEYAAHMETHAHELNEECKNSKAEEQSREPAEESSKELQRAVEKREKKVCQYCGKSFPFQSALIRHVRVHTGEKPYKCDICGKAFGQAYFLRVHELTHWSVKRYNCTHCEKSFTHYSNAKNHSCRPLGSDGNAQAHRRPKPSLTYTCHICKNVFDHLQVFNSHMREHTGAKLYRCLYCDKLFGVLSEFNAHRGQCSVEKNASSSAIKEEETVSLIQYTVPALRCSSAHNSGLVAAPSCETQKKQPQVIRKKRSNNLKKPFQSTVIPAHSLSHLVSKLNKVDNRSDPRRYLCPNCGRLFRHMGRLRAHMLTHAPGQSYTCACCGKTLGSWKKLWHHQRIHRHRHGRFTCPQCGQGFRFVEPYKKHMSEHPEFQWVQVRPKKVFLPYQCERCRCSFKTLDMLFSHQLCHSSTQDVRKDSDFDLSVDDRNAPSNTKTLNPPTNNGIETLRQASEEINSLSDPLSKYPDPVFHESTVTSCVQSQDADLGNSSEHPSRTNVVQEKEVSCDSVRRNGLGKPITPLRTVKKHVTQNASMSNEKPSDGVSCAVCGSSYAAISDLYQHYLQHARGQV; encoded by the coding sequence GATTTGCCTAACGCTGTGGATAGTAAATTAATAAATAGTGCGGCTCATAATGAGATGCCTGCTCCTCAGCCTGTGCTGGATAACAGTGTACAAGTCGCTGTTCCTTTGCTGCCAAAAAGAAGACCAGGAAGGCCAAGAAAATCAGAAATGGCAGCTTTTCAAAACCAGGTTTCTATGgctgctcctgctcctgctcctAATGCTGATAATATTAGCAGTCCTGCACGAAGACTGAGGAGTAGAGTGGAGCAACCTACTTTGATGCAGGATGATACGTTGGAATCTCATAGCAAGAAGGACAAGGAGGAGCTAAAACAAACTGGAGCGGGGACTACAGAAAGTAATTGTACATCCAACTCTAAAGGTGTGAAGAGACGAAGGACTAAGTTGCAAATTGATCAGCAACTTCCAGCAAAAGTGTCCAAGCTGGATCAGTCCCAGGAGGCTTTGCTGGCGTTGAGCACTGACATAGACTGCGGGAaaagcagagagacagaaaaacaggtGGACACTGACAAACATGAGACGGATTCAGATGTGAGGGATGATCAGCTCCCACTGCATTCTGGGGAAGGAGAAGAGCAGGAGAAGcaacaagacaaaactgcatTACCAAAAGCAGAGGTGAATTCCCAGCCTGAGCCTGAAGTTATTCCTTCAGACAGCTTGAAAGAATCTGATTTACCAAACCCAACACAGACTGATAACCTTAAAGTAAATCAGTCATTGGACATAAATGGCAGCAAGGAGTCACCATCAGAAACACCAGACTTCTCAGAGTCTCCAGCAGATGCAGAGCTGCCAAAGGCAAATCCCTCTAGCACAGATACAATGACTCCCTCTAAGCAAACGCGGACATCTGTTGGGACCCCGTTTGCTGTCAAAGCTGAGAATGTAGAGCTAGAGCTGGAGCATTTAAAACCTGCACCCAGGTCAAATAGCCCCAATTCTTCCCAGCACAGCACTACTCCCATAGTTAAATCTGAGGTTCCAAATGTTGTTTTTCGACGCAAGAGAGGTGgtaagaggaggaggatggtaAACAAGGTTTTATTACCAAGAGAGCATCTTGTAGAGAACCATGAAGCGGGTGGTGACACCCAACCAAAAACAAACTGCGGTGATGAGGAAAAGGAAGCTAACGCCAGTGTTGGCGAAAATGTCATCTATACTAAAAGGGGGGGTAAAACCCTGTTGAAATGTGGTTACTGTGGTCGTACTTTTAAGTTTCTGTCTCAGTTCGTCATCCATCAGCGCATTCATACAGGAGAGAGGCCGTTCAAGTGTTCAGAGTGTGGCAAGGGTTTTAGCAAAAACTCTAACTTAAATCTTCATCTCAAGACCCACAGAAAGAGCAACATATATCAGAAGTGCCCATATTGCAAGATTAAATTCTCTTGCTCTGAGTACGCTGCGCATATGGAAACGCACGCACACGAGCTGAACGAGGAGTGTAAGAACAGCAAGGCTGAGGAACAGAGCAGAGAGCCAGCAGAGGAAAGCAGCAAGGAACTGCAAAGAGCagtggaaaaaagagagaaaaaagtctGCCAGTACTGTGGCAAATCATTCCCATTTCAGTCGGCGCTCATAAGACACGtccgagtccacacaggagagaagccTTATAAGTGCGACATCTGCGGCAAAGCTTTCGGGCAGGCCTATTTCCTCCGTGTTCACGAGCTGACGCATTGGTCTGTGAAGCGTTACAACTGCACCCATTGTGAAAAATCATTTACTCACTACAGCAATGCAAAAAATCACTCATGTAGACCGTTGGGAAGCGATGGCAACGCGCAAGCACACAGACGCCCAAAGCCTTCGCTAACGTACACATGCCACATCTGCAAGAATGTTTTTGACCATTTGCAGGTGTTCAACAGCCACATGCGAGAGCACACAGGCGCAAAGCTTTATCGCTGCTTGTACTGCGACAAGCTGTTCGGTGTGCTGTCTGAATTCAACGCCCATCGCGGTCAGTGCAGCGTGGAAAAAAATGCCTCTAGCTCTGCGATTAAGGAGGAGGAGACGGTGTCGTTAATTCAGTACACAGTGCCTGCGCTCAGGTGCTCATCGGCGCACAATTCAGGTCTTGTGGCAGCTCCCAGCTGTGAAACGCAGAAGAAACAGCCACAGGTCATCCGCAAGAAACGCTCCAACAACTTGAAAAAGCCATTCCAGTCCACGGTCATACCAGCTCACAGTCTCTCACACCTAGTGTCAAAGTTAAACAAAGTAGACAACAGATCAGATCCCAGGAGATATCTGTGCCCAAACTGTGGGCGACTCTTCAGACACATGGGCAGGCTCAGAGCCCACATGCTCACACACGCCCCAGGTCAAAGCTACACCTGTGCCTGCTGTGGTAAAACACTAggaagctggaaaaagctgtgGCACCATCAGAGAATTCATCGTCACAGGCATGGCCGCTTCACCTGTCCTCAATGCGGGCAAGGTTTTCGTTTTGTAGAGCCTTACAAAAAACACATGAGTGAGCACCCAGAGTTCCAGTGGGTTCAAGTCAGGCCCAAGAAAGTGTTTCTGCCTTATCAATGCGAGCGCTGCAGGTGCAGCTTTAAAACTCTAGACATGCTCTTTAGTCACCAGCTCTGCCATTCCTCAACGCAAGATGTACGCAAAGACTCTGATTTTGATTTGTCCGTAGATGATCGCAATGCACCATCAAACACGAAAACGCTAAACCCTCCCACCAATAACGGCATAGAAACATTACGCCAAGCTTCTGAGGAAATTAACTCTCTCTCAGATCCCTTATCTAAATATCCAGACCCAGTTTTTCATGAATCAACTGTGACTTCCTGTGTTCAAAGCCAGGATGCTGATTTGGGTAATTCTTCTGAGCATCCCAGCAGGACAAATGTAGTCCAAGAAAAAGAGGTCAGTTGTGACAGTGTACGTAGAAATGGACTTGGAAAACCCATTACCCCTTTAAGAACTGTGAAGAAACACGTGACTCAGAATGCCAGCATGTCAAATGAAAAGCCTTCAGATGGTGTGAGCTGTGCTGTGTGTGGAAGTTCCTACGCAGCCATTTCAGACCTTTATCAGCATTATTTGCAGCATGCTAGAGGCCAGGTGTAa
- the prss1 gene encoding trypsin-1, with product MKYFILLALFAAAYAAPIEDDKIIGGYECAKNSVPYMVSLNIGYHFCGGSLISSTWAVSAAHCYQSSIQLRLGEHNIAVNEGTEQFISSSRVIRHQSYNSYTLDNDIMLIKLSQPATLNSYVKTVSLPSGCAGAGTSCLISGWGNTSTSGSNYPDRLMCLNAPILSDTDCRNSYPGEITNNMFCAGFLEGGKDSCQGDSGGPVVCNGQLQGIVSWGYGCAQRNRPGVYTKVCNYNSWISNTMANN from the exons atgaagTACTTCATTCTCCTTGCCCTGTTTGCTGCAGCAT ATGCTGCTCCCATTGAGGATGACAAGATCATTGGAGGCTATGAGTGCGCAAAGAACTCTGTGCCCTACATGGTTTCTCTGAACATTGGCTATCACTTCTGTGGAGGCTCCCTGATCTCCAGCACCTGGGCCGTGTCTGCTGCTCACTGCTACCAGTC AAGCATCCAGTTGCGCCTTGGTGAGcacaacattgctgtcaatgaGGGCACTGAGCAGTTCATCAGCTCTTCCAGGGTCATCCGTCACCAAAGCTACAACAGCTACACCCTGGATAACGACATCATGCTGATCAAGCTGAGCCAGCCCGCCACCCTGAACAGCTACGTCAAGACTGTGTCCCTGCCCTCTGGCTGTGCCGGTGCCGGCACCTCCTGTCTGATCTCTGGATGGGGCAACACCAGCACCAGTGGAA GCAACTACCCTGACCGTCTGATGTGCCTGAATGCCCCCATCCTGAGTGACACAGACTGCAGGAACTCCTACCCTGGAGAGATCACCAACAACATGTTCTGTGCTGGATTCCTTGAGGGAGGCAAGGACTCCTGCCAG GGTGACTCCGGTGGCCCCGTCGTGTGCAATGGCCAGCTGCAGGGTATTGTGTCCTGGGGTTACGGCTGTGCTCAGAGGAACAGGCCTGGAGTCTACACCAAGGTCTGCAACTACAACAGCTGGATCAGCAACACCATGGCTAACAACTAA
- the si:ch211-261d7.3 gene encoding myb-related transcription factor, partner of profilin yields the protein MTEYYEEGGLLYEQSPPMHIKVESPEGPFGGGASENGFPREDEDSEGSCDQSSGLPGGLPFNVVVVHPNIMAPGMSSDDLLSIEQNRAMSAALAAGGAGKRKSRFSGAELEVLVSEVTRCEGELFGPAGRLRRRERERIWAGILERVNAVSRVPRTLREVKKRWDDLKRRNGGRLADARHRSCYLPSSRGTSMLGRPSQPSPRLQQARQKQSTRPKPSFPCFADSDTGVGMEGSERDCLEKDEDNLERDRDMGEPECEPVENSMEDKLGLGLGLGIGPPPPSERWLPPSPLYSAPFLNGSPQPSSPQPSLGAQQGPLEAPPRSSWLEDELRGLGEAAIQLGNRVEKSLREFGEGFRQDMRTLVASQEALAVSLQQNNVLLQRLLGVLEAQQQPQPQQHRVQAHQSQTPQQHLQPQPVQQQLQHTEPQQQRIETQQSQLQQSQQHQTQIQQQPQVNQHSNNQSSVAVVPAPSSPDMHECTFSSDPPTDTNGSMQRPRRGRAVDHRRRRRR from the exons ATGACTGAGTACTACGAGGAGGGGGGGCTGCTGTATGAGCAATCACCTCCCATGCACATCAAAGTGGAGTCTCCGGAGGGACCCTTTGGGGGGGGAGCCTCAGAGAACGGCTTCCCCCGGGAGGATGAGGATTCGGAGGGCAGCTGCGACCAGAGCAGCGGATTACCCGGAGGACTCCCCTTCAACGTGGTGGTGGTGCATCCAAACATCATGGCACCTGGCATGTCCTCAGATGACCTTTTGTCCATTGAACAAA ACCGAGCTATGTCAGCTGCACTGGCTGCTGGCGGCgcaggaaaaagaaagagtcGCTTCAGCGGAGCGGAGCTTGAAGTACTGGTGTCCGAAGTTACTCGGTGCGAAGGAGAACTCTTTGGTCCAGCAGGGAGGCTCCGGCGGCGTGAGAGAGAGCGCATCTGGGCAGGGATCCTGGAGAGAGTAAATGCTGTTTCCAGAGTCCCGCGAACCCTTAGAGAGGTGAAGAAGCGCTGGGATGACTTAAAGAGGCGCAATGGGGGCAGACTGGCGGATGCCCGCCACCGCAGCTGTTACCTGCCATCCAGCAGAGGGACCTCAATGCTCGGGCGTCCTTCTCAGCCAAGCCCCAGGCTTCAGCAAGCCAGGCAGAAGCAAAGCACCAGACCAAAGCCCAGTTTTCCATGCTTCGCTGACTCTGATACAG gtGTAGGAATGGAAGGATCAGAGAGAGATTGTTTGGAGAAAGATGAGGACAATCTTGAGCGTGACAGAGACATGGGAGAACCTGAGTGTGAACCAGTAGAGAACAGTATGGAGGACAAACTGGGATTAGGCCTTGGTCTGGGAATAGGACCACCCCCTCCATCAGAACGATGGCTGCCACCTTCTCCTCTCTACAGTGCTCCTTTCCTCAATGGTAGCCCCCAGCCCAGCAGTCCTCAGCCATCCCTTGGAGCACAGCAGGGTCCTCTTGAAGCCCCTCCACGGAGCTCCTGGCTCGAAGATGAGCTACGAGGGTTGGGGGAAGCTGCAATTCAGCTTGGAAATCGGGTAGAAAAGAGTCTGCGGGAGTTTGGCGAAGGTTTCAGACAGGACATGAGAACACTTGTCGCTTCACAAGAGGCATTAGCAGTCAGTCTGCAACAAAACAATGTCCTCTTGCAAAGGCTCTTAGGAGTGCTTGAGGcccagcagcaaccacagccacAGCAACATCGTGTACAAGCGCACCAATCACAAACACCTCAGCAGCACTTACAGCCACAGCCagttcagcagcagctgcagcacacAGAACCACAACAACAGCGAATCGAAACACAGCAGTCACAGCTACAGCAGTCACAACAACATCAAACACAAatacagcagcaaccacaggTCAACCAGCATTCAAATAACCAGTCATCTGTAGCTGTTGTACCTGCACCATCATCCCCGGACATGCACGAGTGCACTTTTTCCTCTGATCCACCCACAGACACAAATGGAAGTATGCAGCGACCACGGCGAGGAAGAGCTGTTGACCACAGGCGCAGGAGACGGCGCTGA